AATTTAGGTAACAGTGAAAGATTttctttaattatataatatataaaaataacgcgGAATGAGATATGTCatccttaataataatagtcaatGTGAATTACTGTTTAGTAAAGTCTAAAACCCCACTGAACCGACTGGTCACGTCAATTTCCTGTATTTTGCATATGCACCACCTGTGCATACCACCCGCATGTACAGGTGTAAAGCACTATAAAAGGGTGTGTAAACGTACAATAATTGCACAGTACAACATCTACTCCACCAGCTGTGACACGCACGCAGCTGGTCGTGCCAAGGCGGCTCGGCTTgtaactttttatttcattcattttagtTGATTTTCGTCTACTTTATGCGAATCCAGAAGCAGTCTGCTCAAAACGATACCAACGAAAGTTGTCGACACCACCATGGACGTAAAGCCGGTGGTCGACTTGTAACCTTAAACCAAATTTTACGATTGATCATCTAGCGGACTACATcggttatttatatattatattttcagtAAGTGTTTTACCGCCGAATTGCCGCTTAAAATTACGATGTGGCTCAAAGggttttttaaggttttttttatGCTTTTTGCTATCTTATCTTGCAGGTTTTATTTTCTCCTCTTCGCCTGGCCGATGTTCGGATTCTCAACTACCAATTgatttcatttttgttaaagCATTATATAACATCATGGTACGTATTTCCCACTTCACGTAACGCTTTTTCCTAGGCCTACTTTGTTCACTTTTTTAACcgccttttttttctttttttacagcAAGCAAGACCATCTTTCAAGCCGCCTCCAACTGTGTATCTTACTTTCGTTATCCAACAAAAGACGCAATCGCGTACGATTCGATTATATAACTTTCTTGTCGACGTGTGCGGACTTACAAAGAGCAAATGTATAGTTGAATGTGTATATATAATTTTGAGTTGTTTATTTTCATACTATGctctgtaaataaaatatttataaaataaactaattttgttttctcttcTGTATATGCCTGTTGTACGTAATATTACCGACGACCGACTAGAGCCCCAAGGAACTTTCCACCCCTACTAACCGACGACAACAGCactttaaacaaacatttttggcCAATGATTTCTTAAAATTATATATGTTGGCCAGCTCCCAACATATTttccgatattttgaatcttcCAACGACGCTTTCCATTTGTCTGGTTATGGCGGGATGGTTTGTTTCCTTCTAActtctttctttattctttataaaaatatatgggTCCCTCTCGAAAACCCACCTGAACAAAATGCCCAGGGAAGCTTTTCATTGTTGaaggaaaataattatttttatagttttaaattgGCCACCATATCACCATATTACTCTGATAAAGTTTAAGTCAAATTCGAGCCAAAGTTTACATTAATCGTTGCATGATGAGGTATGTTTTGATCGAACTTATTTTTTGGTATttcttcaaaatattttttattttatatacatctTTAACTGCGTCAAACATTACAAATACACatatcaaatttacattttattatctCGCCAATGATCacacaataaaatatacattgtacAAAAGCATCCAGTAGCACAGTAATCGTCCTTCATTAAGTTTAACATGTCCAGTCTCTTCATTTGGACACCATATGCCTCATTAGTGTACTGTTAAACTTCTCTAGTTTCTTCATATCTTGTGCATGTTCTGTCTTGTACTGTAAACACTGTACAATAAAGTTAAAGTTTAGTAACATGTTTATCTTATTGCAATAAATctgtttaatataatatctcTACATAGTTTTGAACTGGTCTCTCTTATCAGGGCGGATCccctttttatattattatataggaaGGATCTTATCCCTGCTAATCCACCTTCATCCCATTTTATTTCCACGAAGTTATGGTTATATTTCTGCACCTAATGCACTTTCACACCTAATATGCACCAATCAATACGTTCAGGAAGTAGTCTTCTAGGGGCTAAATAAAAAGTCCAcccctttttttaaattaaaagccTGCAAGAAATCACTTACTCTTACGTCGTCAGTAACCTTTATTTTCATTGTTCCATCACAGTGCCTGTATTTTAATACCACTCTAGCCTAAAAAAGAATGGTTTTACTTCATTACTATGGGTCTGAGATATTTAGTAGTAGTATAATGACCGTTGTATataagtatacagtataattagaaattcattaatttagttttaggcctaaataacattaatgtagaAATTAAGTTTTCTGTACTACGAACTAGCTAGGCCATTCCTTTACttcttttaaaaaacattatctAGGCTTAGACCTAATTAGAACAAACGAAAAAgagagctaggcctaggcaatGAATTGGCCAATTCAGCATTGCATGAACCATGGTAGAAGCTATACTTTCCCTGTCTGATCGATTCGTCGACAGCTGGTAGTTCtcttaagtaggcctaggcgttttagctgTATTTATTCGACTTAAAATCAACTCTACTATTAAAAATACTCACTTTTGAAGGATCTGAAAGGTACAATCGTTCAGCTGCCTTTGAAAATTCGTCCCATGATGTTAAATATGGCATTGTTTTAATACAATACGTTAAAAATATACAAGCCCTACCACTTTCCACGACGCACAAAAATACAAACGCTAAAACATGCCTTATCATACTtcaggtatataaaatataccatatTGGTAAGTCGTGCATGTTCTACTTGTCTGGCGCAGGAAGTCTATATCTGGAAATACGAATTCTTGGGAACTTAGGGGGTTcgtataatttattaaaacttgaaaaatGAACTCTTTTggatatttctttattattttaattgaaagTAACGAAACTTAAATaacacaaatcaaaatatttgtatgtatagttttatttcaaaaatccCTCTgcctattatatataaatgtaaaattatataatattttattcttattttatagCATGAATATTGAAGAAGAATAGCATCATAGATCTGCTACATGTACAATCTGTTTGCCGATATTTCCTCCCGTCATCATTGATACAAATGCAGCTCCACAATTCTCTATTTCATTTACAACAGATTCTTTTACCtgaaacaaacaatttaattataaaaaaatatttgatttatttttgtttgagcGATGAATTCTTACGTGAATTTCCGAAGAAGGACCATTAAATctgaataaaaataacaatattgcCGGCCTAAGATTGAAATTAGACCAAATTTGAATTTTCTTTGACGAAAGAAATTATAAGTATATGCcatactacaaatagaaattaTCAGTGTTCATTTAAAAGTACTGCTagtaacaattataaatatacagAACTCTGGGGGAGGGGGGAAGTTACCTTTAATTGTCCTGATTTTACCCAACTTGCCAACTGCATAATTCCCTCTAGGAATTTGTCTTGATAGTTGAGGACAAGATAGCGCTCTCTGGTGATGTTCTTTGTACGCAGTATCTCCTGAATATTTTCAGGGAGCGGTGGTGGGTATGGAACATCTTTGTTGTATTGAGAAATTTGACCGCAAAGAATTACACGAGATTCAGGGTTCATCTGagaagttaaaaaaataaacaactatCAGATCACCTTGGTTCACCACTGATCCACATTACTAACAGGCTGCGAAATTTGTCCAAGTACTTTCTCTGGGAATCCGAGAGATTGTAAGTCAGATGCTACAGTATTTTTTAACTGAACAATAACCATGTAAATAGTCTCTTAATCATAACAAAAAATCGAGTAAGGGTTTTGAACCAATAGGCTTCCTTGCACAAGTTAAAGTCTATACCGTTAAGCCAAAGAAGTGGCTTGCTGAAACCGTTGATATGCTTATATAGTGCACTCTATTTTTTCTTCATTCATTATGCATTgaatgttaaatatattttattggtaTTAAATAGACCAGTCCACCAGtcaactcatgaaaatattttatgacatttattacttattttataatgttttgttcTCATTACTAACCTAAATGTCCTCAACTGACACCAAATAACATTACATTTACATACCTGATGAATAACAGTATTGCTTATATCGCCCCcgacattatcaaaataaacatcaaCTCCTTCACTTGCCACATTCTCCAAACATTTTCCGACGTCTTCAGTTTTGTAGTTGATGGCAGCGTGGAACTTCAATTCTTCTGTAAGATAGTTACATTTGGCGTCAGATCCACAGATACCTACAACCTTTTCACAACCTTTCAGCATCGCAATCTACACAATAAGGAGATAAGTTTGATTAACCATTTGggcaaataattatttaaaatataaaatatttgggcacatcacactttttttgtcaaactagtttaatagtgtagacagagctttatacaaacTAGATCTTTAAATACcagatagaaataaaataattgtttgacCAACTGTATTTACAAGACACATATTGTACCTGTCCAGCTAAACTGCCACAGGCTCCTGCAGCCCCACTGACCACCATCGTTTGCTTTCCCCCAGATTTTACATTCCCCTTCTCCTGTATTCCAAATAAGGATGTTAACCCTGGCATTCCAACAGCACCAAGGAATAGAGAACATCGACCATCTACTATTGATGGATCTACCTAAAAGAATAACAATATAATCTTTAGGCTTAAAGTTAAGGTGCAGGCatgaatttgaaatataatacctgattaaatgtacataaaacaaatatgtgtaacagaaatcacgacaaaaaaacatgaatttatcTTAAAATTGCAAATACacaatttggcaaaattctgctataaaagcCAGgcagactttttttcagtagttaggtagttttaCCAATGTAATACCATATCCggtgactccctagaaagtGAAAAAAGtgcaacatttttcaaaattgtttaaaaaatgcctctttatttatatttgtgtaCAAAGGAATAGGGATTTTACTGTAATTTGATCTTCCACTGATGTTGTCATAAGCTCCCTGTAAAGGTCTGTCTATTTATGAcaaataaagtgtgatgtgtccaaatatggtaatgatatgacatcatcatgtccatatataggcacatcaatttttttaaacataaagtttaatagtgtagacataacTTGTACCAGTACCCAAAGTATGATCATGTAATTgattaaatatcaaaatagtgATTTTTAACGAACAACATTGACCAATAGAAATATGATACCTATAAACCTTTTGCACTTTGTTGCCAGGAAATTCCACATAGTGTTGCCATGGCCAATTGAAAGATTCCACAACATCTCCAACAGACAAGTTAGAACATCTACTCGTCACAACTACTCCTACCCCTCCTCCAGTAATGGCTTCACCCAGTTTCCATGCCTCTAAATAATCAGCTCCAGAATCTTCATTCATTCTACATctctgaaaatataaaaataatagaaaaa
The window above is part of the Antedon mediterranea chromosome 10, ecAntMedi1.1, whole genome shotgun sequence genome. Proteins encoded here:
- the LOC140060006 gene encoding prostaglandin reductase 2-like isoform X2; this encodes MKRVILAGRPGVDKLPSVNNFAVEDCTCPVDIADGHVLSKTLYLSVDPYMRCRMNEDSGADYLEAWKLGEAITGGGVGVVVTSRCSNLSVGDVVESFNWPWQHYVEFPGNKVQKVDPSIVDGRCSLFLGAVGMPGLTSLFGIQEKGNVKSGGKQTMVVSGAAGACGSLAGQIAMLKGCEKVVGICGSDAKCNYLTEELKFHAAINYKTEDVGKCLENVASEGVDVYFDNVGGDISNTVIHQMNPESRVILCGQISQYNKDVPYPPPLPENIQEILRTKNITRERYLVLNYQDKFLEGIMQLASWVKESVVNEIENCGAAFVSMMTGGNIGKQIVHVADL
- the LOC140060765 gene encoding signal recognition particle 9 kDa protein-like, yielding MIRHVLAFVFLCVVESGRACIFLTYCIKTMPYLTSWDEFSKAAERLYLSDPSKARVVLKYRHCDGTMKIKVTDDVRCLQYKTEHAQDMKKLEKFNSTLMRHMVSK
- the LOC140060006 gene encoding prostaglandin reductase 2-like isoform X3 — translated: MRCRMNEDSGADYLEAWKLGEAITGGGVGVVVTSRCSNLSVGDVVESFNWPWQHYVEFPGNKVQKVDPSIVDGRCSLFLGAVGMPGLTSLFGIQEKGNVKSGGKQTMVVSGAAGACGSLAGQIAMLKGCEKVVGICGSDAKCNYLTEELKFHAAINYKTEDVGKCLENVASEGVDVYFDNVGGDISNTVIHQMNPESRVILCGQISQYNKDVPYPPPLPENIQEILRTKNITRERYLVLNYQDKFLEGIMQLASWVKSGQLKVKESVVNEIENCGAAFVSMMTGGNIGKQIVHVADL
- the LOC140060006 gene encoding prostaglandin reductase 2-like isoform X1 gives rise to the protein MKRVILAGRPGVDKLPSVNNFAVEDCTCPVDIADGHVLSKTLYLSVDPYMRCRMNEDSGADYLEAWKLGEAITGGGVGVVVTSRCSNLSVGDVVESFNWPWQHYVEFPGNKVQKVDPSIVDGRCSLFLGAVGMPGLTSLFGIQEKGNVKSGGKQTMVVSGAAGACGSLAGQIAMLKGCEKVVGICGSDAKCNYLTEELKFHAAINYKTEDVGKCLENVASEGVDVYFDNVGGDISNTVIHQMNPESRVILCGQISQYNKDVPYPPPLPENIQEILRTKNITRERYLVLNYQDKFLEGIMQLASWVKSGQLKVKESVVNEIENCGAAFVSMMTGGNIGKQIVHVADL